A genome region from Coffea arabica cultivar ET-39 chromosome 7e, Coffea Arabica ET-39 HiFi, whole genome shotgun sequence includes the following:
- the LOC113700812 gene encoding cytochrome P450 84A1-like has product MEKKMDSLVQALDTETMLLLLIFPLAFLFLLSRFRSKPHPPGPRGLPLIGNMMMVNQLSHRGLAKLAHQYGGLCRLKMGFLNMVAVSSPEAARQVLQVQDNIFSNRPATIAISYLTYDRADMAFAHYGPFWRQMRKLCVMKLFSRRRAESWDSVRDEVDDMIKYAASNTGSAINLGELVFGLTRNIIYRAAFGSSCSEGQDEFIQILQEFSRLFGAFNLADFIPWLYWLDLQGLNKRLVKARASLDGFIDSIIDDHIEAKNKRNGLAVEGDSDMVDELLAFYSEEAKVSESEDLQNSIKLTRDHIKAIIMDVMFGGTETVASAIEWAMAELMKSPEDLKKVQQELKDVVGLHRKVEESDLDKLTYFKCCQKEVLRLHPPIPLLLHETAGNAEVAGYQIPAKSRVMINAWAIGRDKDSWEDADKFKPSRFLNDGVPDYKGSNFEFIPFGSGRRSCPGMQLGLYALDMAVAHMLHCFTWELPDGMKPSELDMDDVFGLTAPRATRLVAVPTPRLLCPLY; this is encoded by the exons atggaaaagaaaatggatTCTCTTGTTCAAGCTTTAGACACCGAGACCATGTTACTTTTGTTGATATTCCCTCTAGCCTTCCTATTTCTTCTATCAAGATTTCGAAGTAAACCCCATCCACCAGGGCCGAGAGGGTTGCCTTTGATCGGCAACATGATGATGGTAAACCAGCTATCTCACAGGGGACTGGCAAAGCTTGCCCACCAATACGGCGGCCTTTGTCGTCTAAAAATGGGCTTTCTAAACATGGTAGCGGTGTCCAGCCCCGAAGCAGCCCGGCAAGTGCTTCAGGTTCAAGACAACATATTCTCAAACCGTCCGGCGACTATAGCCATCAGTTATCTGACTTATGATCGGGCTGACATGGCCTTTGCTCACTACGGCCCGTTCTGGCGCCAGATGCGAAAGCTTTGCGTGATGAAGCTGTTTAGCCGCAGAAGAGCCGAGTCGTGGGACTCTGTAAGAGATGAAGTGGATGACATGATCAAATATGCAGCTTCCAACACTGGCTCAGCAATTAACCTTGGTGAATTGGTATTCGGGCTTACCCGAAATATCATTTATCGGGCAGCTTTCGGGTCGAGCTGCAGTGAGGGCCAAGATGAGTTCATCCAGATTTTGCAAGAATTTTCCAGGCTCTTTGGTGCTTTTAATCTGGCAGATTTTATCCCTTGGCTATACTGGCTCGATTTACAAGGCTTAAACAAGAGGCTAGTTAAGGCTCGGGCTTCGCTTGATGGATTCATTGACTCTATCATCGATGATCACATCGAGGcaaagaataaaaggaatggTTTAGCTGTTGAAGGAGACAGCGATATGGTGGATGAACTATTGGCTTTTTACAGTGAGGAGGCCAAAGTCAGTGAATCAGAAGATTTACAGAACTCAATCAAGCTTACCAGGGATCACATTAAAGCCATCATCATG GACGTAATGTTCGGTGGAACAGAAACGGTCGCGTCTGCAATCGAATGGGCCATGGCCGAACTAATGAAGAGTCCGGAGGACCTCAAGAAAGTCCAGCAAGAGCTGAAGGACGTGGTTGGCCTCCACCGGAAAGTCGAAGAAAGTGACTTGGATAAATTAACCTACTTCAAATGCTGCCAAAAAGAAGTCCTCAGACTCCACCCTCCTATCCCTCTCCTCCTCCACGAGACCGCCGGAAATGCCGAGGTGGCCGGGTACCAAATTCCGGCTAAGTCCCGGGTTATGATCAATGCATGGGCGATTGGACGTGACAAGGATTCATGGGAAGATGCTGACAAGTTTAAGCCCTCCAGATTCTTGAATGATGGGGTGCCGGATTATAAGGGGAGCAACTTCGAGTTCATCCCGTTTGGGTCCGGCCGGAGGTCTTGTCCGGGGATGCAACTGGGGCTTTATGCATTGGACATGGCTGTGGCTCATATGCTTCACTGTTTTACGTGGGAGTTGCCTGATGGGATGAAGCCCAGCGAGCTTGACATGGACGACGTGTTCGGACTCACTGCTCCGAGGGCGACTCGCCTCGTGGCCGTGCCTACTCCGCGTCTGCTTTGTCCTCTCTATTAG
- the LOC113700981 gene encoding protein FMP32, mitochondrial isoform X1, whose translation MAAAAYAACKRVGQQLGTNPRINSSLFGSFVSTRFDSRSVSQLVNSNGKRVFLVDTLALVRRLESQGVPSKHAEAITDAIIEVLNDSLENVAQSFVSKAQMQKIEMTQDANLAKFKTEVQSSQGHHFSLLQHETEKLKGDIEKMRSELRHEIDKVTAGQRLDLNLERGRIRDELSNQNQETTNLTNKLDREIHALRAQLEAAKYDVIKYCIGTIVSISAVGLAVVRIIM comes from the exons ATGGCCGCGGCCGCTTATGCGGCATGTAAGCGCGTCGGGCAACAATTAGGAACCAATCCCAGGATCAACTCATCTTTATTCGGATCCTTTGTTTCCACCCGATTCGACTCCCGATCCGTCTCTCAGCTCGTCAATTCCAACGGCAAGCGTGTCTTCCTCGTCGACACCTTAGCTCTT GTCAGGAGATTAGAATCCCAAGGCGTGCCTTCGAAGCACGCCGAGGCGATTACGGATGCCATAATCGAAGTCCTGAATGACAGCCTGGAAAATGTGGCTCAATCCTTCGTCTCCAAAGCACAGATGCAAAAG ATTGAGATGACACAAGATGCGAATTTAGCCAAATTCAAGACCGAAGTTCAGAGCTCTCAG GGACACCACTTTTCTTTGCTGCAACATGAAACTGAAAAACTGAAAGGTGATATAGAGAAGATGCGCAGTGAATTGAG ACATGAAATTGACAAAGTCACTGCTGGACAGCGTTTGGATTTGAACCTCGAAAGGGG AAGGATACGAGATGAGCTGTCAAATCAGAATCAAGAAACTACTAACCTCACTAACAAACTTGATCGG GAAATTCATGCGCTGAGGGCTCAGTTGGAAGCAGCCAAATACGATGTAATAAAGTACTGCATAGGAACTATTGTGTCCATCTCTGCTGTTGGTTTGGCTGTCGTCAGAATCATAATGTAA
- the LOC113700981 gene encoding uncharacterized protein isoform X2, protein MAAAAYAACKRVGQQLGTNPRINSSLFGSFVSTRFDSRSVSQLVNSNGKRVFLVDTLALVRRLESQGVPSKHAEAITDAIIEVLNDSLENVAQSFVSKAQMQKIEMTQDANLAKFKTEVQSSQGHHFSLLQHETEKLKGDIEKMRSELRRIRDELSNQNQETTNLTNKLDREIHALRAQLEAAKYDVIKYCIGTIVSISAVGLAVVRIIM, encoded by the exons ATGGCCGCGGCCGCTTATGCGGCATGTAAGCGCGTCGGGCAACAATTAGGAACCAATCCCAGGATCAACTCATCTTTATTCGGATCCTTTGTTTCCACCCGATTCGACTCCCGATCCGTCTCTCAGCTCGTCAATTCCAACGGCAAGCGTGTCTTCCTCGTCGACACCTTAGCTCTT GTCAGGAGATTAGAATCCCAAGGCGTGCCTTCGAAGCACGCCGAGGCGATTACGGATGCCATAATCGAAGTCCTGAATGACAGCCTGGAAAATGTGGCTCAATCCTTCGTCTCCAAAGCACAGATGCAAAAG ATTGAGATGACACAAGATGCGAATTTAGCCAAATTCAAGACCGAAGTTCAGAGCTCTCAG GGACACCACTTTTCTTTGCTGCAACATGAAACTGAAAAACTGAAAGGTGATATAGAGAAGATGCGCAGTGAATTGAG AAGGATACGAGATGAGCTGTCAAATCAGAATCAAGAAACTACTAACCTCACTAACAAACTTGATCGG GAAATTCATGCGCTGAGGGCTCAGTTGGAAGCAGCCAAATACGATGTAATAAAGTACTGCATAGGAACTATTGTGTCCATCTCTGCTGTTGGTTTGGCTGTCGTCAGAATCATAATGTAA